A single region of the Pontimicrobium sp. SW4 genome encodes:
- a CDS encoding hemolysin family protein, translating into MSSETLIIIISLIFSAFFSGMEIAYVSSNKIHIEIEKKQSGLLAKILTRLTAKPSKFIATMLIGNNIALVIYGFYMGDVLMGWFQSMTLDNTFLNALITDFSLLTQTIISTLVILITAEFLPKVFFQIYSNLLLKLFSIPAYVFFVLFSLVSNFVIWISDVVLKTFFKTDGDQVQLAFTKVELGHYISEQMESVDDDDDVDSEIQIFQNALEFSEVKTREVMIPRTELVAVEIHDKIKTLSELFTSTGYSKILVYKDTIDDILGYVHSFDLFKNPKTIKSIIMPVEFVPETMLIKDVLNVLIKKRKSVSVVLDEYGGTSGIMTIEDIVEELFGEIEDEHDTTELLEEKISDTEFNFSARLDVDYINETYKLDLPENENYETLGGLIVNSTEEIPEQNEKVTIDNYLFTILEVSNTKIEIVSLRILNDD; encoded by the coding sequence ATGAGTTCCGAAACCTTAATTATAATTATCTCGCTTATATTTTCGGCATTTTTTTCAGGAATGGAAATAGCCTATGTATCTTCTAACAAGATTCATATTGAAATTGAAAAAAAACAAAGTGGCTTGTTAGCCAAAATCCTTACAAGACTTACTGCAAAACCCTCAAAATTTATTGCCACTATGCTTATTGGAAACAATATAGCACTAGTCATTTATGGGTTTTATATGGGTGATGTATTGATGGGTTGGTTTCAAAGCATGACGCTAGATAATACTTTTCTTAATGCCCTAATTACAGATTTTAGCTTATTAACTCAAACTATTATTTCCACTTTAGTAATACTCATTACTGCAGAGTTTTTACCAAAAGTATTCTTTCAAATTTATTCCAATTTGTTGCTTAAACTATTTTCGATTCCAGCATATGTGTTTTTTGTCTTGTTCTCATTGGTTTCCAATTTTGTTATTTGGATTTCCGACGTGGTATTAAAAACTTTTTTTAAAACCGATGGAGATCAAGTGCAGTTGGCATTTACTAAAGTTGAATTGGGACATTATATTAGTGAACAAATGGAATCGGTTGACGATGACGACGATGTAGATAGCGAAATTCAAATTTTTCAAAATGCTTTAGAGTTTTCCGAAGTAAAAACTAGAGAAGTTATGATACCGCGTACAGAGTTGGTTGCTGTAGAGATTCATGATAAAATAAAAACATTAAGTGAGCTTTTCACATCTACGGGATATTCTAAAATTTTGGTGTATAAAGATACAATAGACGATATTTTAGGATATGTCCATTCTTTCGATCTTTTTAAAAACCCAAAGACCATAAAATCCATCATTATGCCTGTCGAGTTTGTTCCAGAAACGATGCTGATAAAAGATGTTTTAAACGTGCTTATTAAAAAACGTAAGAGTGTTTCGGTAGTGCTAGACGAATATGGAGGAACGTCAGGCATTATGACTATTGAGGATATTGTAGAAGAATTGTTTGGCGAAATTGAAGACGAACATGATACTACTGAATTATTAGAAGAAAAAATAAGCGATACTGAATTTAATTTTTCAGCAAGATTAGATGTAGATTATATAAATGAAACCTATAAATTAGATTTGCCCGAAAATGAAAATTATGAGACGTTAGGAGGTTTAATTGTTAATAGCACCGAAGAAATTCCAGAACAAAACGAAAAAGTGACTATAGATAACTATTTATTTACAATTTTAGAAGTCTCTAATACTAAAATCGAAATTGTTTCTCTTCGTATTCTAAATGACGATTAA